A portion of the Thermodesulfobacteriota bacterium genome contains these proteins:
- a CDS encoding MBL fold metallo-hydrolase, with product MKITFHGAAREVTGSMHLLQTDHDNVLLDCGLFQGRRSESSRKNRTAPFDPAILTNIVLSHAHIDHCGRIPMMVKEKFNGRIICTRATKDVCDYMLTDAAHIQESEAEYLNYKAVRNAIRTNFFKKQGREASFQEIKDATRLLKREGARLDAEQINALAARLYVPLADPLYTVADAASALQHFEGIPYRTPVDIGKDMTVTFYEAGHILGSAVSIIKLRDKGVRKTICFTGDLGRFGKAIIRDPNLDFAPEDRDIDLLIIESTYGDREHGSVADLPGRMKQVLSETLDRNGTVIIPAFAYGRTQEILYTVHALYDRGDVKPVAVYVDSPLASKLTRVFSEHPEVYDCETHETFLKRGDNPFDFDMVHFVESVEESMEVMKEKIPHIVISASGMCEFGRILHHLRYKIHNPANTILIVGYMAENTLGRRILVEGEKYQRSGKKTDPPIMKIFGKEYPLKAHVTEIDGFSAHADKHELTRFIRESNLNIKKAAIVHGEMEQARPFSEELQRMGIETTIPAMGETIII from the coding sequence ATGAAAATTACCTTTCACGGCGCGGCCCGGGAAGTGACCGGATCAATGCATTTATTGCAGACCGATCATGACAATGTCCTGCTGGACTGCGGCCTTTTCCAGGGAAGAAGATCCGAGTCCTCGCGGAAAAACCGGACCGCGCCGTTTGACCCCGCCATCCTGACCAATATCGTCTTGTCGCACGCCCATATTGATCATTGCGGCAGAATCCCCATGATGGTCAAAGAAAAATTCAATGGCCGCATCATTTGTACCCGCGCGACAAAAGATGTCTGCGATTACATGCTGACGGACGCGGCCCATATCCAGGAGTCGGAAGCGGAATATTTGAACTACAAGGCGGTCAGAAACGCCATCCGTACAAATTTCTTTAAAAAACAGGGCAGGGAGGCATCGTTCCAGGAAATCAAAGACGCGACCCGGTTGCTGAAACGGGAAGGCGCACGACTTGACGCCGAACAGATCAACGCACTGGCAGCCCGGCTATACGTGCCGCTGGCAGATCCCTTGTACACCGTGGCTGACGCCGCCAGCGCGTTGCAGCATTTTGAAGGCATCCCCTACCGGACACCGGTTGACATCGGCAAAGACATGACGGTGACGTTTTATGAAGCCGGCCATATTCTGGGATCGGCGGTCAGTATCATCAAACTGCGTGACAAGGGCGTTCGAAAAACCATTTGTTTTACCGGTGATCTGGGACGATTCGGCAAGGCGATTATCCGGGACCCGAATCTTGATTTTGCTCCCGAAGACCGGGATATCGATTTACTGATCATTGAAAGCACTTATGGCGACAGGGAGCACGGGTCGGTCGCCGACCTGCCCGGGAGAATGAAGCAGGTGCTGTCGGAAACCCTTGATCGAAACGGCACCGTCATTATCCCCGCGTTTGCCTACGGCCGTACCCAGGAGATTCTCTACACGGTTCACGCGCTTTATGACAGGGGGGATGTCAAGCCGGTGGCCGTATATGTGGACAGCCCCCTGGCCAGTAAGCTGACACGGGTTTTCAGCGAACACCCCGAGGTGTATGACTGCGAAACGCATGAAACCTTTTTGAAGCGGGGGGACAACCCGTTTGACTTTGATATGGTCCATTTTGTGGAGTCCGTGGAAGAATCCATGGAAGTGATGAAAGAAAAAATTCCTCATATTGTTATTTCCGCGTCGGGAATGTGCGAATTCGGGCGCATCCTTCATCATCTGCGATACAAGATTCATAACCCGGCCAATACCATTTTAATCGTCGGCTATATGGCGGAAAACACCCTCGGGCGGCGGATACTGGTCGAAGGTGAAAAGTACCAACGGTCAGGTAAAAAGACGGACCCGCCGATTATGAAGATTTTCGGGAAAGAATATCCCCTGAAGGCCCACGTTACCGAGATTGACGGCTTCAGCGCGCATGCGGACAAGCATGAACTGACGCGATTTATCCGGGAGTCCAATCTGAATATTAAAAAAGCCGCTATTGTTCACGGTGAGATGGAACAGGCCCGGCCGTTTTCGGAAGAACTGCAGCGGATGGGAATAGAAACAACAATCCCGGCCATGGGGGAAACCATTATCATTTGA
- a CDS encoding Bax inhibitor-1/YccA family protein translates to MKDPVLVRETGQARTVVNSFIQSVYNWMAIGLALTGFMSYYVAGIIENMIVSNPAALQSIQPVFFILIIAELGLVFYLSARIQKIESGTATALFIIYAILNGVTLSFIFMAYTLSSIASTFFICAATFGACSVYGMVTKKDLTGVGQFMFMGLIGIIIASLVNIFLKSAGMSMIISYIGVFVFVGLTAYDTQKLKIMALSQPDGLDAAVVRKGAIMGALSLYLDFINMFLFLLRIFGTSRD, encoded by the coding sequence ATGAAGGATCCCGTTTTGGTCAGAGAAACCGGACAAGCCCGGACTGTAGTGAACAGTTTTATCCAGAGCGTATATAACTGGATGGCCATCGGTTTGGCCCTGACCGGTTTTATGTCCTATTATGTGGCCGGAATCATAGAGAACATGATTGTCTCCAACCCTGCCGCTCTTCAGTCCATCCAACCGGTCTTTTTCATCCTTATCATAGCGGAACTGGGCCTGGTCTTTTATCTTTCCGCCCGGATCCAGAAAATAGAGTCCGGTACAGCCACAGCACTCTTTATAATTTACGCCATTCTAAACGGCGTGACGCTGTCATTTATATTTATGGCTTACACGCTCTCTTCTATTGCCTCGACGTTTTTTATCTGCGCCGCGACGTTTGGCGCCTGCAGCGTTTATGGCATGGTCACCAAAAAAGACCTGACGGGCGTTGGACAGTTCATGTTCATGGGGTTGATTGGCATTATCATCGCTTCTCTTGTCAATATCTTCCTGAAAAGCGCCGGAATGTCCATGATCATCAGCTATATCGGCGTCTTTGTCTTTGTGGGCCTTACCGCTTACGACACCCAGAAGCTGAAAATCATGGCCCTGTCCCAGCCGGATGGACTGGACGCGGCCGTGGTTCGAAAAGGGGCCATCATGGGTGCCCTGTCCCTTTACCTTGATTTCATCAATATGTTTTTATTCCTGCTGCGAATTTTCGGAACCAGCAGGGACTAA